From one Streptomyces sp. R41 genomic stretch:
- a CDS encoding TetR/AcrR family transcriptional regulator, producing the protein MATTDKASPRDRLLDAAAELSYRDGVSIGIEALCRSAGVSKRSMYQLFAGKDDLLAASLERRIPQVEEQLAPDSTEALTPRERILGVFEQLEKASALPEYRGCPFLAVLVELKDPEHPASAVAGGAKQRLKEVFRVEAERGGARDPDLLARQLMLVFDGASARAGARVETLDGLTMTTATVLLDAAGVE; encoded by the coding sequence CAAGGCGTCCCCGAGGGACCGGCTGCTGGACGCCGCGGCCGAGTTGTCCTACCGCGACGGCGTCTCCATCGGCATCGAGGCGCTGTGCCGCTCGGCCGGAGTCTCGAAGAGGTCGATGTACCAGCTCTTCGCCGGCAAGGACGACCTCCTCGCGGCGAGCCTGGAGCGGCGGATTCCGCAGGTCGAGGAGCAGCTCGCGCCCGATTCGACGGAGGCCCTCACGCCGCGCGAGCGGATCTTGGGCGTCTTCGAGCAGCTGGAGAAGGCATCGGCGCTGCCCGAGTACCGCGGCTGCCCCTTCCTCGCCGTGCTGGTCGAACTGAAGGACCCCGAGCACCCGGCGAGTGCGGTCGCAGGCGGCGCCAAGCAGCGCCTCAAAGAGGTGTTCCGGGTCGAGGCCGAGCGCGGTGGCGCGCGCGACCCCGATCTCCTCGCCCGGCAGCTGATGCTGGTCTTCGACGGTGCGAGCGCCCGCGCGGGCGCCCGGGTCGAGACGCTCGACGGGCTGACCATGACGACCGCGACGGTGCTGCTGGACGCCGCGGGCGTCGAGTAG